TACTCATGCAACAAACAAAAGAAACGGTGCAGTTTGTGTTGTAAAAAAGAAGAATGATTTGCTGCATCAATACCAAACAGTGACTGAAAGAAGAAAATAGTTCAACGCTGGAACGCTGGAACTTGTGAACACTAGAACCTACAAACCTTCCAACTTACTCTTCCTCTTCCTCAGCTTTCACAGCAGCTTTGGGCTTGGCTTCTACCATAATGTTTTGCACCAGCTTCATGGGCACAGCCTTATCCTGCCGCAAAGCTGGCGCCCACGCCGGCATGGCTTCAAAGCGGTCGATGATGAGGTTGTTCATTTCATTGTTGGCACGGGTGCCGGGCTTTACATTCACCACGTTACCCTTGGCATCCACTACAAAATCAACATCAATAAACAAGCGTTTGGCGCCTTCTTCGGGCATAAAGTCGGCCAGCTCTGCAGCCAGCTCGATCAATAAACTTTTGAAAGGCCGGTAAGCCTCCGGGAAATTTCGGCTGCGTATTCACGTAAGGATAGAAATCATTTTCGCCAAACGTAACGGTACGGGCTGCACTGCGGCGGGGCTCGGTGTTTTCTTTAAACTTCGGTGGTATTACTTTTTTAGGAATCGTAAACTCTTGCGCCATCATGTATTCGCCCTTGGCATCGATCATGATGGTGGGCAGCTGCTTATACGTGTTGAAGTAGTAATACACTTTTTCCATAATACCCGCCATGGGCTTGTATTCGGGCTGCGCTGCCAGTTGTTTTTCCAGCAGTTCTTTGCTCTTGTCTTTTTTAAACAGCACCGGCATTACATGAATGGGTATATAATCCTGTCCTTCATTTTTGGTTAACGCTGCCAACACATACAGCTCTTCAATCAAGGCATCGGTGAGTGGAATGCAACCCACGGTTACACAAGAACCATGCACATAAATATCTCCGCCGGGTTTTACGGGATCGGCCAAAATGCGGTCGCTGGGATTAGGATAGTTTACCCCCAACGCCAGGTGGTAGCTACTATTGGGGCGAAACTCATTGACGTAGTAAAAACCCTCCGGCACCTGGTAATCGCCTTCGTAGCGTTTGGGTCCGAGGCCACCGGCTAAGGCGCAAACCTTATAGGTTTTAAAGAGGCGGTACTTTTCTTTTTTATCGCCTTTTACCCAAACTTCCAGCTGGCTATCGTACTTAAATGAACGGATGTACATGTACTTGGCGGGCCAGGTCAATCCTTTGGCCGCAAACTCTTTGCGCAGCATTTCTTCTCTCGATTCGAAAGCCAGGCCTACCCGCTTAAACGATTTCTGAAAACTGAGGAAGTCTTTTTGCTGTGGTGGCTGCGCATACAGCAGCGTGGCAACAGTGCACAACACTACTGCCATCCATCCCTTACGTCTGTTCAACATTCTTGCACCCTGCATGCGATTTGCGTTTGACATACCAAAACGAAAATATCGGGGCAAAATTACAGGAATCGCCAACCGGGTAGCAGGCTTTTGCACCGCTTTGGCAAGTCGGGGGAAAAATGATACAGCCCCATCTTACAGCATGCTATCGTAACTTCATGCGATTGTAAAAGTGTTATTGGCATTTTCTCTTGTAAATGATTTTGTTATGCTTACCATCGACAATTACCTCGACAGTCATTATATCCACCGTAGCAATTGGTTGCGGGCAGCAGTGCTCGGCGCCAACGATGGCATCATTTCTATTTCCAGTTTGGCCATTGGTATAGCTGCAGCCAGCAATAGCCGGGAGCCAATTGTGCTGGCCGCTGTGGCCGGCCTGGTTGCGGGGGCATTATCAATGGCGGCAGGTGAGTATGTATCGGTGAGTTCGCAAACCGATATTGAACACGCCGACATAGAACGGGAGAAAAAAGAACTGGAAAAAATGCCCGAAGAAGAAATGCAGATGCTGGCACAGATTTATGAAAGGCGGGGTTTGAAAAAGGAAACTGCACTGCAGGTAGCCAAAGAGCTTACTGAAGCGGATGCTTTGGGGGCACATGTTCGGGATGAGTTGGGCATCAATGAAATCAGCCAGGCCAATCCGTTGCAGGCGGCCTTTGCTTCTGGCGCCGCATTTACAGTTGGTGGTGTAATGCCCATGCTGGTGGCATTGTTTGCACCGGTCAAAGGCATGGAATACTGGCTCTATGGATTCACCATTGTGTTCTTGGTTGTATTAGGCAGCATTGCAGCCAAAACCGGTGGCTCCGGCATTTTCAAATCGGTATTACGCATTACCATTTGGGGTACCATTGCCATGGTGCTGTCGGCCGTAGTGGGTTATTTGTTTGGGGTGAAAGTGTAAATACCCGACGCATCAAGCAACACTTACATGGTTCATGAATAAAACGCACAGCCAGCGTATCAATACGCCTGCTGTGCGTTTCTGCTTTACCATTCTACACCGGTATAGAATAGCCTTATTATTTGCCAACCCAAGTGCAGGTCCATCGATTGTCTGGAATAGTAGGGAATACCAGGAAGTACTTGTCGGGACGGTCAATTTTCTCAGCCTTGCCTTTGTCAAGGTAGCCACCAGTAAAAAGGATATTTCCTTTTTTATCGACAGTAAACTTGCCTTGACTGGGCTTTTCCAATCCCAGGTAGGTGTAGGTTCCATTCTTATTCAGCACAAAAGAACCACGGGGAATATATTCATAAAAACCATTGCTGTATTTGCTGGCGGTGCAAGTGTATTTACCATATTTCAAAGCCATACCAGCGTTTTGAGCAACAGCCCAAAAAGCACAAATACAGAATAGTGACAATACCAGGACACGAAGATTTTTCATGATTGAAGCAATGCTTGATTGTTGAAAATGGAATTTACAGGAGGTTAGGCCATTCTGCCAAATTATTACGAGTCGGTAAGTGCTGAATAAGCATCCATTAAGAACAGAATAGGACACACTCAATGCAATTGGCAGTATAAAAAACAAGCACCGGGTACATGAGCCCGGCGCTTGACTATAGAATCCTTCCTGTGAACCCAATTGCTGCTTTGTACGATCCTTTCAAGGTTTTAATCACTTCCAGGAGAAACATGCTTTCCACTCCTATCGGTTTCAATTTGACTTTTTCAAAGCAATATGCATGCTGCGTCTATATTTCGAAACCACCGATTGGCCACTTACTTATCAGGTTGTAAATAAGCAGCTACGATGCACAGTCTTTGATATTGGGATTGTGTATGCGCCCCCATTCGGCCATCGACATTAAAATGGGTAGCAATGTTTTGCCACTCTCCGACAGAAAATATTCTACGTGAGGCGGTACAATTTCTTTGGCTTCTCGTATAACTAACCGATCATGTTCCAGCTGTTTCAACTGTTGTGCCAGCATTTTTTCTGTAATAGCGGGAATCATTTTTTTCAACTGGCCAAATCTCAATGGTTCATTACGCAAGTGATAGAGTATAATCGTTTTCCACCTGCCACCAATCATATTGATAGTATATGAAACAGGACACTCGGTAACGTGCATCTGATTAAGGCTATGGGTGGAAGTGATTTTTTTGGCAATCATTTTACACTTACTTTTTAGACAGTACCATCTTTTACGAAAGTACAAATCTACATTTGCAACTTAAAGACAAAAATCATCATGAGTAGCAATTTGCATTTATTGAAACCTCTTACAAAGGGCGGATTGACTTTGAAAAACAGGGTGGCAATGGCACCCATGACCCGGTGCAGAGCCATTGGAAACGTACCAAACACATTGATGGGCACATACTATGCGCAAAGAAATAACGCCGGCCTCATTGTTTCAGAAGGTACATCACCCAATGCTGACGGATTGGGCTATGCCCGTATGCCGGGCATTTTTACTGCCGAACAGATTGCAGGCTGGAAGCAGGTAACCACAGATACCAAGCAAACCGAGACTTTATTCTTCACCCAGCTGATGCACGTAGGCCGAGTGGGCCACAGTGCCAATATGCAACCCGGCGCTAAGTTGTTGGCGCCATCTGCCATCAACGCAGATGCTGACATGTGGACCGATACGCAAGGCATGCAAAAGACGGAGCTGCCAATAGCCATGACCACTGCCGATATCGAGCAAACAATTGCTGATTTTGTAACTGCTGCAAAAAACGCTGTTGAAGCAGGTTTTGATGGTGTAGAAATACATGGCGCAAATGGTTATTTGATTGAGCAATTCTTGAACGCCGGCACCAACGTTCGTGAAGATGAATACGGCGGTTCTGTTGCCAACCGGGCAAAATTCCTGTTGGAAATAACCAAGCAAGTAGGCAACGCTATTGGTTTCGAAAAAGTGGGTGTACGTGTGTCACCATACAATCAATTCAACAGCATGCCTTTGTATGCTGAAATTGCGGAAACCTATGCTTACCTCGCCGCTGAATTGAACAAACTGAACATTGCATACCTGCATGTAATTGATTACGCTTCACTGGCTTCTGAAGAAGGTCAACAACTGCTGAAAGACATCAGGGCAAACTTCTCCAATGTACTGATCCGTAATGGTGGTTATACCAAGGACAGAGCCGAAGCTGTATTGGGTAACAATGAAGCAGACATGATCTCCCTTTGGTTCACCTTACATTGCCAACCCCGATTTGGTAAACCGTTTAGCCAATGACATTGCTTTGGCTAAACCTGACCCAAATACCTTCTACACGCCAGATGCTGTTGGTTTCACCGACTATCCTGTTGCATAAGCAAACGCCTACAGTAGATTAGCTTGCTGCTGTTTGACATACGCTTCAACAACTAAATTCCATTATCGCCATTGCTGGTTACATTACCTTCAATGGCGATATTGTTTTATCTATGATTCATGTACAGACCATACAGAATACTTCCCCCTTACACATACCATTCACTTTTTAAGCATGTCCATACTCAGCAATACATCAATAGTTAGCCTGATAGTTATGCTTTGTAGCATCAGCATGTCATTTCATGCACAGCATGCTCCACTCCGCATCACATCCATCACCGGCGATTTTTACAGCTACACCACATACAACTTGTACGAAGGCAAATACATTCCGGCCAATGGCATGTATGTGGTAACCAATAAAGGCGTGGTGCTGCTCGATTCACCTTGGGACAGCACCCAGTGCCAGCCCCTGCTGGACAGCATCATGGCCCGGCACCGGCAACCAGTGGTGATGTGTATTGCCACGCATTGGCACAGCGATAAAACCGCCGGCCTCAACTACTTCAACAGCAAAGGCATTGCTACCTACACCACTGTGCAAACGGATGGCTGGAGCAGAAAAAATAACAAACCACTGGCCTCACACCTCATGGCTAACGATACTGTATTTATGATTGGGCAACACCGCTTTGAAACCTATTACCCCGGCGAAGGCCACACCCCCGATAATATTGTGGTGTGGTTTAAAGATGCTCAATTGTTGTATGGAGGCTGCCTCATCAAAGGGCTTGACAATGAAACGCTGGGCTACATGGGCGATGCCAACGCAGCCGCCTATTACAGTACCCTCAAAAATGTGCAGCGTAAATGCAAGGGCGTTCAACACATCGTGCTTACCCACAGCGATGGCAGCACCACCCGCAGCCTCAAACATTCATTGCGGATGGCAAAACAATTGAACAATTAGCCAATTAGCTAATATGCCAATGTGCTAATGCTTGGAGCTACAATCAATAAGATTGACCGACTCCGTTCATTAGCACATCAACACGCGTCTTAACTACTTATTGAATATAGTCAAGTTGTTGAAGTGAAAGATTATTTGCATATTTTCAAATTGGCTAATTAGCACATTAGCTAATCAGCCAATTGCTTACAAGTTTCCCCTCGCCTCCTGCTCTCTTTCAATGGCTTCAAACAAGGCTTTGAAATTGCCCTTGCCAAAGCTCTTGGCGCCTTTGCGTTGTATGATTTCGAAGAATAAAGTGGGTCTGTCTTGTACGGGCTTGCTGAAGAGTTGCAAGAGGTATCCTTCATCATCGCGGTCTACCAATATACCCAGTTCTTTGAGCGGCTCCAGGTCTTCATCAATGTGGCCAACACGGCTGAGCAGGTCATCGTAGTACGTGGTGGGCACCTGCAAAAACTCCACGCCACGGCTGCGCAGTTCCCGAACGGTGGCTACAATATCGTTGGTAGCCAAAGCCACATGCTGGCAACCTTCGCCGTCGTAAAATTCGAGGTACTCTTCTACCTGGCTTTTCTTTTTGCCCTCGGCCGGCTCGTTGATGGGAAACTTCACAAAGCCATTTCCGTTGCTCATAACCTTACTCATCAAGGCAGAGTATTCGGTAGAAATATCGTTGTCGTCGAAGCTGAGGATATTGCGGAAGCCCATTACATTTTCATAAAAGCTCACCCACTTGTTCATTTGGTTCCAGCCCACATTACCCACGCAGTGGTCTACGTACAGCAGGCCGGTATCGGTGGGGGCAAAATGCGGATTGCTCCACGCCCGGAAGCCGGGCATGAATACACCGGAATAGTTTTTCCGCTCTACAAATACATGCACGGTATCGCCGTAGGTATGAATGCCGCTGAGCACCACAGTACCCGCATCGTCGGTGAGGGTTTGCGGCTCGAGGTAGCTTTGGGCACCGCGGCTGGTAGTTTGCTGCCAGGCATCGGCCGCATCATCTACCCGTAGCGCCAGGGTTTTCACGCCATCGCCGTGCTTGTACACATGATCGGCAATGGGGTTACCAGCCCGCAAGGGCGTGGTGAGCATGAAGGTGAGCTTGTGCTGGCGCACCACATAGCTCACTTTGTCCTTTACACCGGTTTCGGGACCAGCATAGGCCAGCGCCTGAAACCCGAAAGCACTCATATAATAATGGGCGGCCTGCTTGGCATTACCCACATAAAACTCAACGTAATCGGTGCCCTGCAGGGGCAAAAAATCGTGGATGGCAGCATCCTGCAAACGGCTTTGTACAGCAGTTTCCATAACAATACAGTTTTGAATCAGTCAGTGAAATGAGAATACAATAAAACGGCCCACTACAACGGGGCTGGCAAAAACAGGATGCTATCGGGCATCCATGGCCAGTGTACTGACGAGAAAAATGTATTCGTGGGCAAGCATGCTGCAAAAATAAAAGCAGATGGGCGTTGCAAACAAGCCCTGTGGGGAAATACAAATTGCTTTTGAACCACAAAGGCACAATGGAGACACGAAGCGCCACAAAGTTTTGTGACCACAGGGCAAAGGAGTACAAACTGAGGAAAATGGAGGATTTTGAACCACGAAGGCGCAACGGATGAACAAAGAAGCACAAAGCCTTTAGCTGTCCATGATTTCTTCATTCCGAATTCAGCATTCAGAATTCCCCCGACATTCTTATTTCTTATTTTCTGTTTCTTATTCTTTCTTTCCCTAATTGAGGCTCCTGAAATCCACCGGTACCAGTTTGCTAACCCCTGCTTCCTGCATGGTCACACCATAAATCACATCCACCGCACCCATGGTTTGCTTGTTGTGGGTCACGATGATGAACTGGCTGTTCTCGCTGAACTTGCGGATCATCTGCGTGAACTTGCCTACGTTGGCGTCATCTAGTGGGGCATCCACCTCATCGAGGATACAGAACGGCGCCGGCTTGATGAGGTAAATGGCGAAGAGCAGTGCCGTAGCTGTCAGTGTTTTTTCACCACCGCTCAGCTGGGTAATAGATGATGGTCGCTTGCCTTTAGGCTTCGCTAAAATGTCGATGCTGGTTTCGGCCAGGTTCTCCGGATTTTCCAGAATCATATCGCAGGTGTCCTCTTCCGTAAACAAGGCTTTGAATACCTTCTGGAAGTTTTCCCGCACCTGATTGAAGGTATCGAGGAACTGCTGGTTAGCCGTAGCTTCCACTTCCTGAATGGTTTGCAGCAGGCTTTCCTTGGCATCCACGAGGTCATTTTTCTGTTCCAGAATGAATTCATAGCGCTTCTTCATTTCCTGGAAGGCTTCAATGGCCGTTGGGTTTACCTCACCCAGGTTTTCGAGGCGTTTCTTCATGCGGTCCACCTGCGCCTGCAGTTCTTCCTGTGCTGTATCGCTGTTACGGGGCTGGTCTATAACCTCTTCAATGTTGATTTTGAACTCCACATCCAGGCGTTCCTTCATACCCGCCAATTGCAGCTTCAGGTTGTTCAACTGGTCTTTGATTTCGTTGAGGAGGTGGTCGATGTGCTCACGGGCCTTGGTTTTGTGGCGGAGTTCACTCTCCCGCTCCTGCAGTTGGTTGCGGTGGTTGTAGTAGGCCTGATCGGCTTCGTTGAGGGCTTTTTCGTCTTCCTCTTTTTTCCGCATCAGTTCTAACAACTCCTCGTTCAGCAGTTCGAGGTTATCGCGGTTGCTAATCATTTGCTCTGCCGCCTGGCTCAGTTGGGCCGTGCTTTCATCTATCTGCTTTTCGAGGTTGAATACCTGCTTGCTGCTTAAAGTTGAGCTCCTGCTCCAGCGAGTTGATTTTGCTCTGCTGGCGGGTAAGGTTGAGGTTGCCCTCGTTGTATTGGCCAGCAGCCTGCTGGTATTCAGCTTCTGCCAGTTTGTAAAAGTCTTCCCGGGTTTGAATGGTGGCCAGCAATTGCTGCAGCTCATCGTTGAGACCGGTGAGTTTCTCTCGCACATCAGCAATAGCTTCCTGCTGATCGAGCAGCTGGAGCTGGAAGTTTTCGAGGCGGGCGGTAGCACTGCTTTGTGAAGCCAGCAGGTTTTCCCGTTTGTTTTGCGCTGCAAATACCGCATTGGTCAGTTGCAGAATTTCCTGCTCGGTCTGGCGGATGGCACTTTCTTTCAACTGCTCATTGAAGCCCAACACTTCCGCATGTTTTTTGCTTATTCGTTGCTTCAGGTCGTCTACTATTACCGATTGACTTTCAATTTCTTTCTGCAGTTTTTCTAAATTTTTAGCCCGGCCAATTTTCTTGCCTTCAAACAAGCCCACGCTGCCGCCAGTCAGGGTGTATTTTCCCTTTACATACTTGCCCGATTTTTCGAGCACAATATGGCCGCTGCTGTTTTCCAGCACCGATTCGTCTTCGGCAATGAACACATTTCCCAGCAAGTGTAAGGCCAGGTTGCGGTAGCGGGCATCCACTTCTATCACATCCATGGCCGGAATGGCGCCGGGCAAAAACAGACCA
The Phnomibacter ginsenosidimutans genome window above contains:
- a CDS encoding L,D-transpeptidase family protein — encoded protein: MSNANRMQGARMLNRRKGWMAVVLCTVATLLYAQPPQQKDFLSFQKSFKRVGLAFESREEMLRKEFAAKGLTWPAKYMYIRSFKYDSQLEVWVKGDKKEKYRLFKTYKVCALAGGLGPKRYEGDYQVPEGFYYVNEFRPNSSYHLALGVNYPNPSDRILADPVKPGGDIYVHGSCVTVGCIPLTDALIEELYVLAALTKNEGQDYIPIHVMPVLFKKDKSKELLEKQLAAQPEYKPMAGIMEKVYYYFNTYKQLPTIMIDAKGEYMMAQEFTIPKKVIPPKFKENTEPRRSAARTVTFGENDFYPYVNTQPKFPGGLPAFQKFIDRAGCRAGRLYARRRRQTLVY
- a CDS encoding alkene reductase is translated as MSSNLHLLKPLTKGGLTLKNRVAMAPMTRCRAIGNVPNTLMGTYYAQRNNAGLIVSEGTSPNADGLGYARMPGIFTAEQIAGWKQVTTDTKQTETLFFTQLMHVGRVGHSANMQPGAKLLAPSAINADADMWTDTQGMQKTELPIAMTTADIEQTIADFVTAAKNAVEAGFDGVEIHGANGYLIEQFLNAGTNVREDEYGGSVANRAKFLLEITKQVGNAIGFEKVGVRVSPYNQFNSMPLYAEIAETYAYLAAELNKLNIAYLHVIDYASLASEEGQQLLKDIRANFSNVLIRNGGYTKDRAEAVLGNNEADMISLWFTLHCQPRFGKPFSQ
- the hppD gene encoding 4-hydroxyphenylpyruvate dioxygenase; its protein translation is METAVQSRLQDAAIHDFLPLQGTDYVEFYVGNAKQAAHYYMSAFGFQALAYAGPETGVKDKVSYVVRQHKLTFMLTTPLRAGNPIADHVYKHGDGVKTLALRVDDAADAWQQTTSRGAQSYLEPQTLTDDAGTVVLSGIHTYGDTVHVFVERKNYSGVFMPGFRAWSNPHFAPTDTGLLYVDHCVGNVGWNQMNKWVSFYENVMGFRNILSFDDNDISTEYSALMSKVMSNGNGFVKFPINEPAEGKKKSQVEEYLEFYDGEGCQHVALATNDIVATVRELRSRGVEFLQVPTTYYDDLLSRVGHIDEDLEPLKELGILVDRDDEGYLLQLFSKPVQDRPTLFFEIIQRKGAKSFGKGNFKALFEAIEREQEARGNL
- a CDS encoding AAA family ATPase, translating into MISNRDNLELLNEELLELMRKKEEDEKALNEADQAYYNHRNQLQERESELRHKTKAREHIDHLLNEIKDQLNNLKLQLAGMKERLDVEFKINIEEVIDQPRNSDTAQEELQAQVDRMKKRLENLGEVNPTAIEAFQEMKKRYEFILEQKNDLVDAKESLLQTIQEVEATANQQFLDTFNQVRENFQKVFKALFTEEDTCDMILENPENLAETSIDILAKPKGKRPSSITQLSGGEKTLTATALLFAIYLIKPAPFCILDEVDAPLDDANVGKFTQMIRKFSENSQFIIVTHNKQTMGAVDVIYGVTMQEAGVSKLVPVDFRSLN
- a CDS encoding winged helix-turn-helix transcriptional regulator codes for the protein MIAKKITSTHSLNQMHVTECPVSYTINMIGGRWKTIILYHLRNEPLRFGQLKKMIPAITEKMLAQQLKQLEHDRLVIREAKEIVPPHVEYFLSESGKTLLPILMSMAEWGRIHNPNIKDCAS
- a CDS encoding VIT1/CCC1 transporter family protein, which gives rise to MLTIDNYLDSHYIHRSNWLRAAVLGANDGIISISSLAIGIAAASNSREPIVLAAVAGLVAGALSMAAGEYVSVSSQTDIEHADIEREKKELEKMPEEEMQMLAQIYERRGLKKETALQVAKELTEADALGAHVRDELGINEISQANPLQAAFASGAAFTVGGVMPMLVALFAPVKGMEYWLYGFTIVFLVVLGSIAAKTGGSGIFKSVLRITIWGTIAMVLSAVVGYLFGVKV
- the bla gene encoding subclass B1 metallo-beta-lactamase, whose product is MSILSNTSIVSLIVMLCSISMSFHAQHAPLRITSITGDFYSYTTYNLYEGKYIPANGMYVVTNKGVVLLDSPWDSTQCQPLLDSIMARHRQPVVMCIATHWHSDKTAGLNYFNSKGIATYTTVQTDGWSRKNNKPLASHLMANDTVFMIGQHRFETYYPGEGHTPDNIVVWFKDAQLLYGGCLIKGLDNETLGYMGDANAAAYYSTLKNVQRKCKGVQHIVLTHSDGSTTRSLKHSLRMAKQLNN